The Streptomyces sp. NBC_00306 sequence ATCGCCCTGCTGAGCCAGAGCGGCAACCTCGCACTGGAGCTCCAGATCCGGTGCGCCCCGCACGGACTGGGCTTCTCCCGCTTCGTCTCCCTGGGCAACCAGGCCGATGTCACGCTGGTCGACCTGGTCGAGGACTGCGCCCGGCACGACGCCACATCGGCCATCGGCGTGTACGCGGAGGACTTCGGCGACGGCCGCGCCTTCGCCAAGGCGGCGGCAGCCGCGGGCAAGCCCGTCGTCCTGCTCACCGCGGGCCGCGGCACCGCGTCCGCCCGCAGCGCTCAGTCGCACACCGGCGCCCTGACCTCTTCGTCGGACGTGGTGGCAGCCGCATGCCGGGACGCCGGGGTCCACCTGGTCACCACACCACGGGAGATGACCGTGGTCCTGGCGGCCTTGCACTCCGAGTCCCGCGGCAGGGGCGTGCGTACCGCGGTCCTCACCGACGGCGGCGGCCACGGTGTCATCGCCGCCGACGCGGCCGAGGCATCGGGACTCGACGTCCCCGAGCTGACCGCCGGCACCCAGGCGCAGCTCAAGGACTTGCTGTGGGAACAGTCGGCCGTGGGCAACCCGGTCGACCTGGCCGGAATGGGCGAGCAGAACCCTCTCTCGTACGCCACGACCGTCGGCGGGCTCCTCGCGGCCGACGAGGTCGACACCGTCCTGCTGACCGGGTACTTCGGCGGCTATGCGGCCTCCGGCGGCGGACTCGGTGGCGGGGGCGCCGCGCTCGGGGCCGGTGAGGCCCAGGCGGCGCGGGAGATCGTCACCCGCTGGCGGGCGAAGCCCAAGCCCCTGGTCGTCCAGTCGATGTATCCGCAGTCACCGAGCTGCCGGACACTGGCCGAGGCCGGAATACCGGTCTTCGCCGCCACGGAGGACGCCGCCCGCGCGCTGGCGGCGACGACGGTGCGCCCCGTCGGCGGCCCACCCGGTGTGGCACCGCTGCCACCGGCCGCGCCGCCGCTGGTTGATGCCGGGTACTACGGCATCCGGTCCGTTCTCGGTGCGGCAGGTGTGCCCTTCCCCGCATCGCGCGAGATCACGGACGAGCACCAACTCCTCGCGGCAGCCGACGCGTTCCCGGGCCCGTACGTCCTGAAGGCCTTGCACGTCCTGCACAAGTCCGACGCGGGCGGGGTGGCGCTGCGGCTCCACGACAAGGCCGCACTGCTCGCCGCGTTCCGGGAGATGGACGCCCGTCTGGGCGCGGCCGCCTACTCGGTCGAGGCGATGGCCGACCTCTCGGACGGCGTCGAGCTGATCGTGGGCGTCAACCGCGACCCCCGCTTCGGTCCCGTCGCGATGGTCGGGCTCGGCGGCATTTTCACCGAGACCTTCCACGACGTCGCCTTCTCCCTGGCACCGGTGCCCGCGGAACGCGCCGAGGCCCTGCTGCGGAGCCTCAGAACGGCCGCGCTGCTCTCCGGCGTCCGTGGCCGGCCGGCCGTCGACATCGCCGCGGCGGCAGCCGTCATCGAACGGATCACCGGCGTCGCCGCCGCGCACCCCGAGATCGCCGAACTCGAGGTCAACCCCCTACTGGTCCGCCCGGACGGCGTGCTCGCCCTCGACGCCCGAGCCGTACTCGCCTGACCTCCCGCACCCCACCCCTCCCGGAGGACACCACCATGGAGTTCCGCTACACCCCCGAACAGGCCGACCTCAAGGCCCGGTCCGCCGCCTACTCCCGGCTGCTGATGCAGTACGAGGACCAGTCCGAGCAGGCCGGCGGGCCGCTGCCCGCCGAGACCGTCCGCGAACTGACCCGTGCCGCCATCGACGCCGGCGTCTACGCGATCAACATGCCCGCCGAATGGGGCGGTGCGGGACTGTCCCTGCTCGATCAGGTCATCGTCGAGGAGGAGTTCGGGAAGGTCACCAACTGCCTCTGGGACATTCCCTGGCGGCCCGCCAACGTCCTCGCGTACGGCACCGAGGCACAGCGGGAGAAGTACCTGCTCCCCGTGATCCGTGGTGAGCGCTTCGACGCGTTCGCGGTGACCGAACCGGGAGCCGGGTCGGACCCGGGCTCGGGCACCAGCACCGCCGACCGTACCGACGGCGGCTGGTTGCTCAACGGCGAGAAGTGGTTCGTGACCTGCGGCGACATCGCGGACTTCCTGTTGGTGCAGGCGGACGCGGGCCCCGAACGTGCGCCCACGCTCTTCTTCGTGGACAAGCAGGCGCCGGGGGTGAAGATGACACGGGTGCCGCGCTTCATGCACTCCGCGGTCAACGGCCACCCGGAGTTCGTCTTCACCGATGTGTTCGTCCCGGACGAGGACGTGCTCGGCGGGGTGGGCAACGGATACGACCTGACCAAGGAGTGGTTCACCGACGAGCGGCTGATGATCGCGGCGCGCACGACGGGCGCGGCGGAGCGTGCGCTCGAACTGGCCCGGGACTGGGCCGTCGAACGCCGCCAGTTCGGTTCCCGCATCGCCGACTTCCAGTTGATCCAGGGCATGCTCGCCGACTGCGCCGTCGACATCGCGGTCTGCCGTGCGTACACGCACCAGGTGGCCTGGGAGGCCGACCAGCCGCTCACCGACCGCAAGACGCTGCACGCCAAGGCGTCGACGGCGAAGCTCGCGGCGAGTGAAGCGGCGGGACGTGTCATCGACCGCTGCGTCCAGATCTTCGGCGGACGCGGCTACGACCGTTCCTACCCCGTCGAACGCCTCTACCGCGAACTGCGCGTCGACCGCATCTGGGAAGGCACCTCCGAGATCCAGCGCCTCATCATCGCCAACGAGCTGATCAAGCGCGGTACCCAGGCGCTCGCC is a genomic window containing:
- a CDS encoding acyl-CoA dehydrogenase family protein encodes the protein MEFRYTPEQADLKARSAAYSRLLMQYEDQSEQAGGPLPAETVRELTRAAIDAGVYAINMPAEWGGAGLSLLDQVIVEEEFGKVTNCLWDIPWRPANVLAYGTEAQREKYLLPVIRGERFDAFAVTEPGAGSDPGSGTSTADRTDGGWLLNGEKWFVTCGDIADFLLVQADAGPERAPTLFFVDKQAPGVKMTRVPRFMHSAVNGHPEFVFTDVFVPDEDVLGGVGNGYDLTKEWFTDERLMIAARTTGAAERALELARDWAVERRQFGSRIADFQLIQGMLADCAVDIAVCRAYTHQVAWEADQPLTDRKTLHAKASTAKLAASEAAGRVIDRCVQIFGGRGYDRSYPVERLYRELRVDRIWEGTSEIQRLIIANELIKRGTQALALPLH
- a CDS encoding acetate--CoA ligase family protein produces the protein MARDLSALFDPKSVAVVGASDDPAKYGHSVAAQALRAPDRRPVHLVNRRGGTVLGRKAATSLLEIGEPVDLVVISVPGPGFEAAVDDALACGARAIVGITAGFAETGPAGLARQQAVAARVHEAGAVLVGPNCLGIADNTTELYLASDSFAPGGIALLSQSGNLALELQIRCAPHGLGFSRFVSLGNQADVTLVDLVEDCARHDATSAIGVYAEDFGDGRAFAKAAAAAGKPVVLLTAGRGTASARSAQSHTGALTSSSDVVAAACRDAGVHLVTTPREMTVVLAALHSESRGRGVRTAVLTDGGGHGVIAADAAEASGLDVPELTAGTQAQLKDLLWEQSAVGNPVDLAGMGEQNPLSYATTVGGLLAADEVDTVLLTGYFGGYAASGGGLGGGGAALGAGEAQAAREIVTRWRAKPKPLVVQSMYPQSPSCRTLAEAGIPVFAATEDAARALAATTVRPVGGPPGVAPLPPAAPPLVDAGYYGIRSVLGAAGVPFPASREITDEHQLLAAADAFPGPYVLKALHVLHKSDAGGVALRLHDKAALLAAFREMDARLGAAAYSVEAMADLSDGVELIVGVNRDPRFGPVAMVGLGGIFTETFHDVAFSLAPVPAERAEALLRSLRTAALLSGVRGRPAVDIAAAAAVIERITGVAAAHPEIAELEVNPLLVRPDGVLALDARAVLA